The Salvia miltiorrhiza cultivar Shanhuang (shh) chromosome 2, IMPLAD_Smil_shh, whole genome shotgun sequence DNA window cggcgcctagggtttAGGAGGGAgtcagatttttaatttttcatttttcacttatGGTTTCttagaaaattaaatatatattataaaatataaatatttaataaaatatttatatttgtcggttcggttcggtttaaaaccgaaccaaaaactcaGAACCGACaccgaaccgaaaattttcggtttttactttctgaaaccgaaccgaaccgacaacCAGTAGAATtgggaccgaaccgcaccaatacggttcggttcggttcggttttcagtgtcggttcggtttctgctcacccctactcgGGCTATAAACTTGGCAATATAGATTTTATAAATTTGTTACaactaaataaagaaaaaaacctactcacactctagctcgtAGGGTGACTTGAACCCTCGACCTATTGCTTGAAGGATAAGCGTCTTACCAACTGCGCTTCATTGTCATAAACTTGGCAATATAGATAAATtatgattataatttttataaattcaaactAAAAAGTCATCCTGAGGTTAAAGTTTGaactattttttaataaaaaccCTTTTAGATATTACTCTCACCTATATGATCACgacatttaattatgtttatcttaattttaataattaaaggacATGTGATTAGCATCATATTTAGAGCTAAGCTGAGCTTGGATTATAGTCCAACTTGGCGCGCTGCAAGATTCTCGGATCGCCACCTGCCACTTGCTTTGGctgtatatttaattaattttgcatcgtgaaaatatattttatattcattATTTGAAAcgtattttttgtatttttatatagattattCTTTATTGTTTTAGTCCCTCCATCCACCAAAAGAATATAAGTTTTAAATATTTGAGAGATATCTACAAAGTGAAGAAATGAACGCATGAAAGTTGATTTGTTAGACAATTAATAAATGATCGATCCGTAAGATgagttttttaaaattatcgGGTGTCTATTAAGTTAAAAATATTGAAGTATGTATACCAAAATGAAAACATCACAGTTATTGTGGACatatcaaaataacaaaaagaccacactTTTCATCGAGCTTGCCCTCGACCCTATAAATATGTCTTGAAATGTTAGAAATCAAACATTAAGCTTCAATTTAAAGGTTATGGCATCCAATAAACTCACATTAGCTTTACTCCTCTTTCTCGCCATCTTCACATATGCAAAGGCAAAGCGAGGCCATCTCAAGGAGACCAAAATGTCGGTCTACTATCAAGACTACTCCGGCGATCGGAACACGACCGTGATCGAGATCCCGGGCCCGTCGACGGGACCTCTGAACTTCTCCAAGTTCGGAGCCATGTTCGTCACGGACGACCCAATCACCGAAGAAATTGGAGAAGGCTCGGCCCTAATCGCAAGGGGCCGAGGCTTGGCCGTGACGACGGCCCTCGACGGGTCCAACGCACACTTGCTGCTGTCGGTTGTGTTTATCGACGGCGACTACAAAGGTAGCACACTCGAACTGCAAGGTTCCGACCCGCAGTTCGAGCAGGTGAgggaggtggcggtggtgggcGGCACCGGGAAATTCCGGCTAGCCCGCGGCTACGCCACTTTCGAGACTCTTTCTTATGATCCGGTGCGAGGTCATGCAGTCATACAGTCTAATATGACTCTGCTACATTACTAGATTCTTATTTTCTCACCAAGAATTAATTCAATTCTCCTTCGAGTTCAACTTGGTTGTTATTGAATTATATGCAAATTATATAGTTGATTACTTCCTCCGCCGCCCACGAAAATTATCGTCTTATTACTATTTTTGTTCGTTCACGAAAATTGAAATCTGACTTTGACCCTATATTCACTTTTTTGTCcgaatttacaaatattatcaATTAACCAGCTTTTCAGTTGATAGCTCGAGCCAAATTTTCGGCCATCTAAGTGTAAAAATCTCCTTCGgtcccgcgaagcttgagcaGTATTCATTTTCGGGTTATTCCGCAAAGTTTGAACAATTTTCTtaaatgacaattttttttttactttattcaccttttcactttttcacctaccacactttaCACACTAAATACGAACTATTAAAACccatgccgaaaagaaattgctcaagcTTTGCGGGACcaagggagtataattttcttttttaattgcTAAGTAATGCTATGTCACCTTTCGGTGAGACACATCACTTTCAATTAGTCGAAATTTTGACTCGGACGATAAACTGAACACGAGTTCAAAGATCAAGATATTTCGTAGTTTTATAAGTTCAAGCTACAAATTGAATATAAGGTCAAAGTTCGagctattatttaataataacccccttatattttaaaccttgtacacacttaatatttacaaaaaaaattcaatcattTAACACATCAACTTAGTTGGATTCTTTCACCCACTCAATTTTGATGGATCTCTTGCttcactttatatatatatttcatcatttattaaaactcatgatACCCCGAActacattataatttttgtgGATGAACTGAATagttgttaattaattataattagcatcaaatctatttaatttgtacTTAGAAACAAGCAATGCTATATTTTATTTCCTAAAAGATATGAATATTTAGAAAGTTCTCACATTTCTACGATCAAGATATATTTGGTATTTCTATTTGCAATTAAAGGTTTGAAGATATCATATCTAAATCATGATTTCTTATTATCAAGCTTAAGCTTAACTAGGTCTTGCTGaacaatttttcttcaattaagatctttatattttttgaataattctGCTCATTTGCATGCATAAGTAAAGGACATTTTATATATAGGTCTATATCCCCTTTTTAGATGCTCCTACAAAATTTGCGTTCATATATAATTGCTCCGATCTAGCCCTTGTCCTACaatatattactccatccgtcccatttaTCTTGGCACATTTGCATTgagcacgaaaattaaaaataaaagggttaagagtgtaaaatGGATAGGACTCGCTTAGTTTATGTGTGTAGAAAAAATAGGGACCACATGcctttttatttgtgttttttaattatgtattattttatgatttatttttacatgtgtataaatatgccaaataaaagaatgaaataaaattccACAACAACGTTTGGACTCCAACTGTGAAGTCACGCACGTCTCACATGCAAAATAACCGATTGGGCCCAAATGTGGCTCACTTACgccgaaattaataataaatggcccaaatttgcaagtccgaaaaaaTGTGACCTAATTTTGCAAAACTCCCTAAGTTAGTGGCCTACAAAATTTTTGAACTCAATATAGATCACTTTCACCTATATGATCACGccatttatttatcttaattTCACTAATTAAAGGACATGTGAAGCTgagttatttataaatattgagtgtcaatgaagtttaaaatataaaagtatgTGTATCAAAATCCAAAACCTTTTAGTTGTAGGAAAAAATGtccatgaaaataaaaatatagaaaatgtagCCTTTCGGTGTTAAAATGACATACTTACCCttactaatatattttgattagataattttttattatttttgaaaataacacaaaatagtaaaaacaaaaaacaaaacctagattttgggtaaaaaaaaagttacataaccatcttcttctccaagtCATCAATTCAGACTCCGACTGTATTCCAATGTTTTCCGGCGGTCTCCCGGCCGTCTTGCTTCACTTTCTCTCGTTTTTGGTAAGTCACTTTCTCCTAATCTCATATATCTTTGAATTTGTTGGgagtttttgaaaataaaattttgaattttgttggGCAAACTTGATAATAGAAAAAAAGTCTTAATCCCCTTTATATTGATGTTCGAAACCACAAGATTTGTTTGATTTGGTCTAGTATTTATGAATATTTATGTTGTTCTTGGTTCTTGATTTAGGATTTTCAAACTATATTCATGATTACACGGAAAAATGCTTGTCTACACACTAAAATCGATAATTACACACATTATCTATCGTTACGCACATTATTCGACCATTACAAACAATTTCAGACGATAATGTGTGTAATAGTGGAAATTGTGCATTGTTACACGCATTATCATCCGAAATTATGTGTAATAGTGCAAAATTAACTATTACACACATTATCGTCCACAAATATGTGTAATGGTATacttttacactgttacacataATTTCGGACAATAATGTGTATAACAGTGTAGTTTGAATTTTTACACATATTTTCGAAAGAAAATGTGTATAAAATATGATTgttgtttttaaaatattaataatttttatttatttctaagtGTGTGATTTTTAATATGAAATTTTTTTATGTGTTATAGATGAGTCCGACATCCATGGTTATATCCTATGGAGGATCATGGGTAGATAACAAATACGAAGGTGGAGAAAGAAGATTTGCGCGTGTCCCAACGAATGGTAATACATATAtaggggtgtaagtgagtcgagctagctcgcgagctactcgGGATCGGCTCGAAGattactcgaaatcgactc harbors:
- the LOC131012704 gene encoding dirigent protein 22-like — its product is MASNKLTLALLLFLAIFTYAKAKRGHLKETKMSVYYQDYSGDRNTTVIEIPGPSTGPLNFSKFGAMFVTDDPITEEIGEGSALIARGRGLAVTTALDGSNAHLLLSVVFIDGDYKGSTLELQGSDPQFEQVREVAVVGGTGKFRLARGYATFETLSYDPVRGHAVIQSNMTLLHY